The following is a genomic window from Melitaea cinxia chromosome 24, ilMelCinx1.1, whole genome shotgun sequence.
gTAAATCTAATCTACCTACACTTGCTGCATTGTGAACGTGAGGTGACCTATCGCCGAGCGAACTGGTACgtacttatttatttgcttaattattgtttaattgtcACTATATTTcctataattgtatatttgtttCGTATGTTATAATTTGctacaatattttgttatttcgaaTCGGCCGTGCTATacgtcaaaatttttaaatagttatttaacaTATcgctttaaaactataaaattactaCAAAACTCTAATAATTGTTGTAATACGTGTTAGTTCGCGAAGCTatagtaataactattaaattcaatttatttttacaaaatttttttcaactacctacAATTAGTTTCATTTCCGAATTCATTAATTTTCTATcgttgtttttacattttatttgtcaCTAAGCGTAATTCTGTGTAGGTAATAGGTAGCATACTTTGTAAAGAACACCATTTAACTATACTTACATGTAAACAGCTGATCTATTATTCGACAATCTTAACTATTTGCGATTTGTATAACttctataacttttaaaattttaactatttaagaTTTCTGTAACCTACATTAtcttattgttttgtataactTGGTAGTAATCGTTTTGATCGCTAGATATCATGGAAACATACCCCATTAAATTCTTTTTgctaaacaaaaatgaattaaacTATGAAGTATTAATCAGAGGCCAGGAACCTGCTTCAACTGTACTAGGGTACCCATATAGAACTACAATGGACCCCCATTTATACTAAGACTAAATACTGCTgtcaactttaatatttttaacatctaCTACCTAAATTATGctgtattaaataaactaaataatactatttaatactCTTAAACTAGCTTATTGAGTGAACAACATAGTGCTGCAGTTGTTTACTCTGTGTGTAAGGATCTTTGTGTCGCTACCTACTACTGACTAAAAGATTATTATGAGAGGTGAAAGAGTGTATGTGATGTGATGTATGCAATGTGATGTATGGATATGATGTATGTGATGTGATGTATGTATAGAATGGAAGTGTAGTAAGTTTAGTTGTTATGCATAGTTGGTGTGTAGGACtgcaattaagtaatttatcttGCAGTGAGTTTAGTAGTTAGTTCAGTCGGATTTTGCTCTAGTAGGCAAAATCCTACGCTTTTTGGCGGGGTACtgtaacgttgtgctggaacgttactctaataaataagatcttgtagtaaagattaagttttttcactttatttttatcatgcttctacttgtggcgccatctatcggcatgtttcaacacttcgtgactattggtgtttcatatcggcgtttttctctaacggacttgatagatgccgctgatgttttttggtaattattgatctttctttaataaaatcaatttaattgtaattagaaattctaaatttaatattcctgtctactccttaaattataaaataatttaatatctaaatttaaacttaataatttataaaaatacagactatgcttaacgcatagacttttgcttgtcaatataaggagcgccttgctcgcgtgtctttgcttctctttttctttgcacttcgttgccgccgaacctcgagacctaacctcgaccctaactcggcttaaatcccgctggggtaagttctcatgatatctattataattacatattgctggtgttcttaacttaacgagaaaattgtaattatttattattttgctaattgtgacactggtttctgaattgttcttttcctgactcggaACTTTCTTCGTTCCAGGATTTATTCTTAGATCTATATCTTTAATCatactttgctacaaatcgagtcactgccctcgattaataacgggctgactgattaccggcatttacaccggtggagatctccgccggtcatcggacgaagacggaactgaagaccatcatcgccgggaattagtcaggccagtgtccttccattTTACTTTCCaaggtacgttgtcgcggcgtgggccagctaaggaaataaaggctgaaaatcaggtgcctaacgcgcctgattccgaacctacccctgttttctgaccgcgtgctaattaaaatttataactttaaaataagtctattattctatttctacGACTCCTAAACCACAAACCGCGGCAGCATGTTGATTAAATAAATCAGTTATTGTAGAGTTCAACCAAGCAACCTTAGCGTCAATACTTACCTCGTTATAAAATGGCGCACAATCAATTTTGGAAATGTctaattttagtttttcaaCATCGATATGACTGAAGCCTCGACGATATGAATACAAGATTTTACGATTAGAGCGGCGGATTTTAAATGATAGAAAAATAAGATCATGGTAGGAAAAACAAGAGGTTAATTGGCCATGAGCGGAAACAAGTTGTATTTTTGtgatgtttttgtaatttattttaattttatcctggtgtaaaataaagaatacattattattattattaaaatctaattttacCTTATCAAGCACAGGCGCCAGTTGCCCGGAGTCAACAAGTAGCCTCAAGCTGTCGAGTCCTTCCCGGAGCTGGGTCTTGTCCTCCAACCAGTCTGTGTGTGTCCCACATCCGGTTACCCACTGTTGGGAAaaccattatttttaatacaagttGAAAACTTTgcatttaattgaaaatatttttcaggAGACCCAAAACCTTTAGTTTAGCAGAAATTATGCCAGTAGGGATTTTTATTTAGGGCTAAAATTGCACTGATGTTTAAGTGTAATGACgggtaaaatgtattaattttggcTATACTCGAAAAACAAGAGTATTTGatgtattttactattaatgATAAGCAATCTTGAACATGATAATTATGTCACGTTCAAATTCCATTTAGTCACAGCCTTGGTTTTTTTCTGTTCCAATAAAGAAATGGAGttacaatatattcattacatgtgaaaaaaaaaacaggacaGGTTATATCTTTATCTGGCCAACAGGTCATTAACTTATCACGACCCGGGtcttattaacaaataaaacccGTATTACACGGATATGGTGGTGTAAATCTAAATTGTTCACAGTACCTATTAGTCTTAATTTTCGGGATGCCTAGAGTGATGGATTTTGTCCCCATCTAGGGTTAtgattgatttgattgatttttcaACATAAATGAAAACTACCAAGGGTTTTTAGTTAGTAAGTGATTTGTATCAAGAGCAAAATTATAGATGATCCCGTTTCATCTCATGGGATATTGAAAGCAATTTAGTTATGGGGATTTAAGGTTATTTTGGCAAAGGATTTTCTGGCCCGAAATTTGAGAATCCCtggtttatatatttaaaacaaaaagttctTTGGCATTTGGCAAAATAggctaagaaaataattttttgatatgtGGTCACAACAATACAATTATCTCCATTCTTACCCTTAAAAACTTGAAGGCGTAAAAGGATGCTGAGAATATCACCCAGAAGGGAGTTGGAAGACGGTCAGACAGTAAGGGCTTCGGTCGCAAATCTATTAACGCGGAGCGTGGTGCTGTCGATCTGGAaacgtatattaataaaataaaactttattaattactGCAAAGTTTAATATGGACAGgcatgtactgtgtggctacggtactaaagaatatagctaccccctctcttcccgtgggtgtcgtaagaggcgactaagggataacacagttccgctaccaccttggaacttaaaaagccaaccggtggtgggataaccatccaactgctggctttgaaatacacaggccgaagacgggcagcagcgtcttcggtgcgacaaagccagtactgcggtcaccaacccgcctgcccagcgtggtgactatggcaaaacacacgagttaatgttatttttgacgtaaacttgtggaggcctatgtccagcactggactgtataggctgtaatgatgatgtaatgattaatatggacctcaattttttttatagtttcagatatttttatgtgttagaTTGACTTGAGGTAAGTTTGAGCATTTTGCATATAGGAACTCTACTGACTTGAGTAGGGCTGAGGGCGCAGGGGCGGGTGAGGGCGGAGCCCCGGTGCAGCAGAGGGCGCAGTCCCAGGGGCCGCGCCGGCTGGCCACCTGTTCCAGGGTCAGCCATGATGGGCTGGTGTGCGCGTTGCTATCCATTTCTATTAGCTCTTGTGCACCTGTAGAGTGGGAGGaggttaaataaataacatacaaaacattttgacagtttttttaaggGCAGTGGTTGCGAAGACTCGGAGAAAAGGGGGAGGGAgttttttacttcaataactAAACACTACCATTTTTTTAACTgctgagtttcttgccgattctccTCAGCAGAATTTACATTTCGAATCAACAATATACATAAACTATACTTACTtttgatgtccactaaaaagtaaattttgattttgacttgaTATAGAGTTTATGAAAATTACAAATGATAGAAATCAGGATTCAAAcgaataatgaaaatttatatgatGCTATAATGTAGGCTtggattattttattctatttcatgAGCAAATTAATGGACAATAACTACCAAAGAATGAGAAAATATTTAGCAACAACAAGCTTTTAcggaggtagggtacagcaggaatttcttgctcaaaatatggagcagtccgactggggtagtacctcgaccttacagaagaccacagctaaataatactgttttcaagcagtattgtgttcctgttggtgagtaaggtgaccagagctcctgggggattgggtcggcaacgtgcttgcaatgcttctggtgttgcaggcgtctataagctacggtaatctcttaccatcagatgagccgtacgcttgtttgccgacctagtgacaaaaaaaaagcaaaatctACGTAAATCGGTTCAGGGTAGATGAGCTGAAGCTGACTGCTGAAGTGATATTTACGAGTGCAGTAATCCGCACAAAATGTCCCGTACCCAGGTCCTTCAGTACGCGATGTGCCCTCCCCGGCGCGGCGGCCGCCACGCGCGCCCCCCAGGCGGCCAGCAGCTGCACCAGCGCACAGCCCTCGCCGCTGGCCGCCCCCGCCACGCACACCCTGTGGACACGCACTAGCGGTTAACTCTCTCTCCCTCCCGATTTGTCTTTTCCTTTATCTCCCTCCCGCTCTACCTGTTTCTTCCCCTTGTAGTGTGcggaaaagggaggatcctccggccagacggaagttgtgtctggcgggctactggccCAACGGtcgttgtcgggttcttgtatatatacttaattactttgaaaattCTGAtggcgcgatgtagcatacatcagtttttctctaattacgtagttttcGTAGTTgttcgtatttcgcgtgatagatgtcgccacacccTCCCTGTCTTTACCCTTTCCTGTTCACTCCCTGTCTTTCCTCTAGAGATACACCCTGAAGTTTTCTTTTATCTTCCTCTCTCCCGATTCTGCCTCACCCTGTACTACTTCTTGTAGAATATAACGTAATCTAACACTACTTACCGTAACTCGATACGGTTTCTGTTGTATTGCATAAATGCTGAATATCttcaatatgtaaatattagaaTTGACTATTACATATTTAGCTACTGTAAATCTTCTCGTTATTTCACCCCTCGTTGCCATATATTACTCTCCTCCTTTATATTTCCCCTTCTTCCACTGTCCCCCTCCCTCCCCGACTCACCGTTTCCCCTTGCTACAGTCCGGCCTCAGCTGCGCCTGCTGCAGGGCGGCGAGCGCCAGAGCGCCCGCCCAGGGCAGGGCGGCCGCACTGTCAGCTGCCAGGTGACGCGGTCGCTTGCCTACTCGAGAACTATTGGAATTATAGAATTTCTAATATAATAGACTTTATGGCACAActatttaagaattaaaaaaaaaaatcttcttaaataaaaagattCATATTCTACCCTAATGTTcatcaaacaatatttttaatacgttaTATATACACAGTACAGGGAGCGGAGATCGCTGTCGGTTCGCTGCAAGATGCTGGCTCACAGATTTGCACGTTGTACAGATGTCAAAATCACCCTTTTTAAAGCCTTCTGCCAATCGTTTTATACGTGCAGTCTGTGGACCAGCTATAGGTTGAGTGCTTACGACCTCCgcgtacaatacaataatgcgTTCAGGATGCTGTTGGGGCTGCCGTGGCGCTGAAGTGCCTCACTGATGTTCGCGGAAAGGCACGTCGATGACTTCAAAGCTATCATGCGCAAGAGGTGCGCGTCATTACTTAAGCGTTTCCGCGGCAGCCACAATAGTATTCTGAAAGTATTTGTAGATAAATGGGAGAGTCCAATGCTGCGACATTGGAtgtgatttgaaaaaaaaatatgtataaatataaaaactattttatatttattctctgttattgtactaacactaggttataagaaatcttgttactaacactatatgggctagtcccgaaataaaagTCATTATTATTGTCCATAGGTCGCTGGTTCatatccggctcgaaggaccaaaaaaaatattgtacggAACTATTTGTACACGTACAATAATATAGGAGGAGTTAAGGTGCGAAATGACTTTACTCTACGAGTGCTGTTTTTACACTggtttattcatattaatacaCGTTAATTAATGCACAATGTATATGAAACGCTTAGTAGAtaaagaacataaaaatatatatattgaaataaattgaatgtacagagttattattattattatataacatctgtaaatattgttgaataatttaataatcttaGCTTAAATTCTTATCTTACTCCACCTCCAACAGGCAAAAGACATCAATATTCGTTCACATTTTGCTTCACCATATCTATGGCATAGTTTTAGAAAAAATCAGCACATAAATAAAGATTGAGCAATGCTTCATTATATTGGAATACAAGATTAATTAAGTCTTATCTATGAGATCAAGTATACCTCCTGATGGCGAGCAGTTCATTAGCAGCACCCCCACTCCACTCGCTGACGCAGCCCCACACCTCGTCTCCCATCTCCAGGTCTGTCACCCCCTGACCCACGTCCAGGACTACACCTGGTAACAGATAGTAAGAATTCAGACATAAGACTCACAAGTTATTATGGGCCTTATATGGTAACAGGggtataagtaaaattttggGTGTTTTCCATTTAATACAAAACATTATGAAATAGTTTTTTGGTATAGTAaggataaaaaagaaaatttgctGTTTGTAGCACACCGACACACTGACACACAAGACGACGAGAGCCTCACCCGCGAACCCCCGGCCCACAGTCACGTGTCCGGTCCCCAGCAGCGCCCGCAGCGCGCCCGCCCTGCCCCGCAGCACTGACACACAAGACGACGAGAGCCTCACCCGCGAACCCCCGGCCCACAGTCACGTGCCCGGTCCCC
Proteins encoded in this region:
- the LOC123665519 gene encoding reticulon-4-interacting protein 1 homolog, mitochondrial-like; the encoded protein is MDEFKLKAGEKIGALHDAAVAAANSSKNKFHDVIDHTAEAIRRIREAFSDMWDHELVTEGRARAVAWAREAARRVQEGAPPLSPMILYQELVTLFKDHVWRRSMIIFICGAAVGGSAGLLIGLRASSRVPSGPHARALHTQSDQTVLLVEDAVSPAGCGAGEVLVRVQAFSVSGADRAVLRGRAGALRALLGTGHVTVGRGFAGVVLDVGQGVTDLEMGDEVWGCVSEWSGGAANELLAIRSSRVGKRPRHLAADSAAALPWAGALALAALQQAQLRPDCSKGKRVCVAGAASGEGCALVQLLAAWGARVAAAAPGRAHRVLKDLGAQELIEMDSNAHTSPSWLTLEQVASRRGPWDCALCCTGAPPSPAPAPSALLKSTAPRSALIDLRPKPLLSDRLPTPFWVIFSASFYAFKFLRWVTGCGTHTDWLEDKTQLREGLDSLRLLVDSGQLAPVLDKIFFPQDFESALAHTCGEDAIGTSVVRFP